In Methylacidiphilum infernorum V4, a single window of DNA contains:
- a CDS encoding ABC transporter ATP-binding protein: protein MQDVAIEVKDLRKEFGKVVAVDQVSFTVMESEIVGFLGANGAGKTTLIHLLLGLLTPSSGSIRIFGLSPGSSRREILSFSNFASGYTSLPSNLTVKENLLVFSRLYQVKNPEKKILSLLNQLEIAHLQNKITGFLSAGELTRTCLCKALLNEPRLLFLDEPTAGLDPSIADKVCELLLNLRRETGLTIVYTSHNMRDVERLCDRIIFMKSGKIITQGIPLEIVRQFKQKSLEELFIQLVRK, encoded by the coding sequence ATGCAAGACGTAGCCATTGAAGTAAAGGATTTAAGAAAGGAATTTGGAAAGGTTGTTGCCGTAGATCAAGTTTCCTTTACGGTCATGGAATCGGAAATTGTCGGGTTTTTGGGAGCCAATGGGGCGGGTAAAACCACTTTAATCCATCTTTTACTCGGTCTCTTAACACCCAGTTCCGGCTCCATCCGGATTTTCGGCTTGTCCCCCGGTTCTTCAAGAAGAGAAATCTTATCCTTTTCAAATTTTGCTTCGGGTTACACCAGCTTGCCTTCCAATTTAACTGTAAAAGAAAATCTGCTCGTCTTTTCCCGCCTTTACCAAGTTAAAAACCCGGAGAAGAAAATCCTTTCTCTTCTTAACCAGTTGGAGATTGCCCACTTACAAAACAAAATTACGGGTTTTCTATCCGCAGGAGAATTGACTCGAACCTGCTTGTGTAAGGCCTTGCTCAATGAGCCCAGGCTCTTATTTTTAGATGAACCAACGGCTGGTCTTGATCCCAGCATAGCCGATAAAGTCTGTGAGTTATTGCTCAATTTGAGAAGGGAAACAGGACTAACCATTGTTTACACTTCCCACAACATGCGAGATGTAGAAAGACTTTGTGATCGGATTATTTTTATGAAATCGGGGAAAATCATTACCCAGGGAATCCCTCTTGAGATTGTTCGGCAATTTAAGCAAAAAAGCCTGGAAGAGCTTTTTATTCAATTGGTTAGAAAATAA
- the dtd gene encoding D-aminoacyl-tRNA deacylase — protein sequence MIGLVQRVKQAAVEIDQLPVCAIGRGILLFLAIEKGDNEKNGDLLIEKVLNCRIFSDQSGKMNLSLLDIRGELLIVPEFTLAGKIAKGKRPSFDMAAPAEVAKKLFDYVSGQIENKYKAVKKGYFGADMSVYLINDGPVTFWLKC from the coding sequence ATGATCGGCTTGGTCCAGAGAGTAAAGCAAGCGGCCGTGGAGATCGATCAACTCCCTGTGTGTGCTATCGGCAGGGGCATTTTATTGTTTTTGGCCATTGAGAAAGGGGATAACGAAAAAAATGGAGACCTCTTAATCGAAAAGGTTTTGAACTGCAGAATATTTTCCGATCAATCGGGAAAAATGAACCTTTCTTTGCTTGATATCCGTGGGGAGTTGTTGATCGTCCCTGAATTTACCTTGGCAGGGAAGATCGCTAAGGGCAAAAGGCCTAGTTTTGACATGGCAGCCCCTGCAGAAGTTGCAAAAAAACTTTTCGATTATGTCAGCGGGCAAATAGAGAATAAATATAAAGCGGTGAAGAAAGGCTATTTTGGAGCGGATATGTCTGTATACTTGATTAACGACGGGCCTGTTACGTTTTGGCTTAAATGTTAG
- a CDS encoding cation:proton antiporter produces MEYNWFLACLWMGLAILSAILAQKLRISASLIEIILGILGQSAACFILGKSGLNPKEGWVSFIAGLGAIMLTFMAGAELEPNAFRKQWKESTLIGLITFFVPFLCCALFAHFLFHWNWKGSLLAGIALSATSVAVMYTVLLEFGLNRTTYGKGLLIGCFVNDLSSVLMLGFIFSPFGWKTAVLSFSILSCAILMAKITPLFLKKYGNKPAELETKYLLFFLLGLGAIAVWAGSEAVLPAYIIGMVMAQSFGQNHELVKRLRTFTLGFLTPFYFIRAGSFVDLTSLLGGLVPFFLFFVIQQLAKFVGTFPLLIKRKGLQEAAYTTLLMSTGLTFNVICALFGLSHGIITPSQYSILIPVIISTAIFPTLIANRFFLPKHLLKHDILFKGN; encoded by the coding sequence ATGGAGTACAACTGGTTTTTGGCTTGTTTGTGGATGGGACTGGCTATCCTTTCCGCTATCCTAGCCCAAAAGTTGAGGATATCCGCTTCCCTCATCGAAATCATCCTGGGAATATTGGGGCAGTCAGCGGCCTGCTTCATATTGGGAAAAAGCGGACTCAATCCCAAAGAAGGATGGGTCAGTTTTATTGCTGGACTAGGAGCCATCATGCTTACCTTTATGGCCGGAGCGGAGCTTGAACCTAATGCTTTTCGAAAACAATGGAAGGAATCCACCCTGATCGGTTTAATTACCTTTTTCGTCCCCTTTCTTTGTTGTGCTTTATTTGCCCATTTTTTGTTTCATTGGAATTGGAAAGGCTCCCTCCTTGCTGGAATCGCCCTTTCGGCAACTTCGGTTGCCGTGATGTACACGGTCCTCCTTGAATTTGGATTAAACCGCACTACTTACGGCAAAGGGCTTCTCATCGGCTGCTTTGTCAATGATCTCAGCTCCGTCCTTATGCTCGGATTTATTTTTTCCCCTTTCGGCTGGAAAACCGCGGTACTTTCTTTCAGCATTCTTTCCTGTGCTATCCTCATGGCTAAAATTACGCCTCTTTTCCTAAAAAAATACGGGAATAAACCTGCAGAACTGGAAACAAAATATCTTTTGTTTTTCCTACTTGGACTTGGAGCGATTGCCGTATGGGCAGGCTCAGAAGCCGTTTTACCCGCCTACATCATCGGAATGGTCATGGCACAATCCTTCGGACAAAACCACGAGCTTGTAAAAAGATTGCGTACTTTTACCCTGGGATTCTTGACTCCCTTCTATTTTATTAGGGCCGGCTCCTTCGTCGATTTAACCTCTCTACTCGGCGGTCTTGTCCCCTTTTTTCTCTTTTTTGTTATTCAACAACTGGCTAAATTTGTTGGAACCTTTCCTTTGCTCATCAAAAGAAAAGGATTACAAGAAGCCGCTTACACCACCTTGTTGATGTCAACGGGACTGACCTTCAATGTGATCTGCGCTCTTTTTGGTCTTTCTCATGGTATTATTACCCCAAGCCAGTATTCAATATTAATTCCCGTAATCATCTCTACCGCCATTTTTCCTACTCTGATCGCCAATCGATTCTTCCTGCCCAAGCACCTCTTAAAACACGACATCTTGTTCAAGGGAAACTAG
- a CDS encoding dihydroorotate dehydrogenase-like protein: MNLKATYLGLSLRSPIIVGASPLSGSLEGIQELEKAGAAAVVLPSLFEEQIVKEAIAENPYLDFSGNYSEFPMSSEYLLTSESYLDFIREAKRKARIPIIASLNGRSPGWWCRYAKQIEEAGADGIELNIYPFPLDINQPSDSIEMDTLEIVRLVRKEIQIPLGVKIYPYYTNVGNMAQRFQAAGVNGLALFNRFLQPDIDVENFEIKRGIQLGTSRDNRLALSWIAFLYNRLKLDLAATGGVMEAVDAIRLILAGASVVMVCSAILEKGIGYIPVMEKEIVEWMERHRFSSLEDWRGSLSQQGGASPSRFFRLQYVELLADADRRRRNPL, from the coding sequence ATGAACTTAAAGGCCACCTACTTGGGGCTTTCTTTACGATCTCCGATAATCGTGGGAGCTTCACCTCTATCCGGTAGTCTTGAGGGAATCCAGGAACTAGAAAAAGCGGGAGCGGCAGCCGTGGTTCTCCCTTCCTTGTTTGAAGAGCAGATCGTTAAAGAAGCCATTGCCGAAAACCCCTATCTTGATTTCAGCGGCAATTACTCGGAATTTCCGATGTCTAGCGAGTATTTACTCACTTCGGAATCTTACCTCGATTTTATAAGGGAGGCTAAGCGAAAAGCAAGGATACCTATTATTGCCAGTCTCAATGGGAGATCTCCTGGATGGTGGTGCCGGTATGCCAAGCAAATAGAAGAAGCCGGAGCAGACGGCATTGAACTCAATATATATCCATTCCCTTTAGACATCAACCAGCCTTCCGATTCGATCGAGATGGATACTCTGGAGATCGTTCGACTGGTAAGGAAAGAGATTCAAATTCCCCTTGGGGTTAAAATATACCCCTACTACACGAACGTGGGGAACATGGCTCAGAGGTTCCAGGCGGCTGGAGTAAACGGGCTTGCGTTATTTAACCGTTTTCTTCAGCCGGATATCGACGTAGAAAATTTTGAGATCAAGCGTGGGATTCAGCTGGGAACCAGTCGTGATAATCGCCTTGCCCTATCCTGGATAGCTTTTTTATATAACCGTCTTAAATTGGATTTAGCGGCCACAGGAGGAGTTATGGAGGCCGTTGATGCCATTCGGTTGATTCTTGCCGGGGCTTCCGTCGTTATGGTCTGTTCGGCTATCTTGGAAAAAGGCATCGGATATATCCCCGTGATGGAAAAAGAAATCGTGGAATGGATGGAAAGACATCGTTTTTCCTCTTTAGAAGATTGGCGTGGGAGCTTAAGCCAACAAGGAGGGGCAAGCCCTTCTCGTTTCTTTAGGCTGCAATACGTTGAGCTTTTGGCTGACGCGGACCGTCGAAGGCGAAACCCTCTTTGA
- a CDS encoding tetratricopeptide repeat protein, which produces MSKTITGLSMRRLNVMFWSIFLVELCLAAVPLGLKALQEGINAQYKKNYEKALEYYTQAIDSGELSKESLALAYNNRADAWVATAHYYKALIDYNEAIKLDPRASYFNRRGILEAKLEQYDKAIKDYSESIKRDKTKAYVYNNRGWAYYKERNFDAAIRDFDQAIKLNPRYALAYDNRGWVRFRKGEREEALRDLSRAIQLEPNNPEFYNDRGVVLTDLEKFDDALRDFEKALSLKPDYTEALKNQHIAREAKKGINLERLKSINFGK; this is translated from the coding sequence TTGTCTAAGACGATTACCGGGTTATCGATGAGGAGGTTGAACGTGATGTTTTGGTCCATTTTTTTGGTTGAGTTGTGTTTGGCCGCTGTTCCCCTGGGGCTGAAAGCATTACAAGAAGGGATTAATGCCCAGTACAAGAAAAATTATGAAAAAGCCCTTGAGTATTATACCCAGGCGATCGATTCAGGTGAGCTTTCCAAGGAGTCTCTCGCCCTTGCCTACAATAATAGGGCCGATGCCTGGGTGGCTACAGCTCATTATTACAAGGCCCTCATCGATTATAACGAGGCCATTAAACTAGATCCACGCGCCAGTTATTTTAACCGGCGGGGAATCCTAGAAGCGAAGTTGGAACAGTATGACAAGGCGATAAAGGATTATTCGGAGTCTATAAAAAGAGACAAGACCAAGGCCTATGTCTACAATAACAGGGGATGGGCTTATTATAAGGAAAGAAATTTTGATGCGGCAATAAGAGATTTTGACCAGGCCATTAAACTTAATCCTCGGTATGCCCTCGCTTACGATAACCGGGGCTGGGTTCGCTTTAGGAAAGGAGAAAGGGAGGAGGCTCTTAGGGATTTAAGCCGGGCCATCCAGCTTGAGCCGAACAATCCTGAGTTTTACAATGACAGGGGAGTCGTTTTAACCGATTTGGAAAAGTTTGACGATGCCCTACGGGATTTTGAGAAAGCCCTTAGTCTTAAGCCTGATTATACCGAAGCTTTGAAGAACCAACACATAGCTAGAGAGGCCAAAAAAGGAATCAACCTTGAAAGGCTAAAATCTATAAACTTTGGAAAATAG
- a CDS encoding TonB-dependent receptor yields MINKSIERWIILFLSVCFLVHGNLFAQEQENNPTASTTEGASGEGGQQQGKKKKKQADQAEQGYPPVYNQREAPGGRISMPEVTVQTTTPPSSAETFGAPNAAVLPTEQGPLSSTYGIPMSVMDTPRQVTPVNQTMMKASGVVYQGYLDPLSVSQLLPTAYTELNWGMGNAVTIRGRQALPYFNGIEMTLQNDSMAGVPFSWNMIESMDITEGPANAVFGATQPTPGSVNYITKQPYFDKFRGYVWDTTGMYSQYLWGADVGGPVNDKVAWRFSYMGQEQGSYYNNIYNNQQNFYVAIGAKPYENYTVDFYGDFGTYSFMPQLADQINRPTNALIDNGLYTAGMLPPGALAGTLVSPFFVPVNRRADIVNPEGGGEAMTGMLQLIQHVKVSDNIEVVNNTFFWYTRSAWIEPSLYVAAYLSGDYEVDNRTEIRVNFETPLEQTAPEKGQKEMKEYKETAKSEGDEEVKKSFWEGAIGEMLMRHNIDAGIEWHYQRNLDYFGDAFWNAGNVWSMMTTNPLTWNATMLIPFVKAVNNPKGPAGGEWQIPGAPPGWFYEPLNGASGSTDCNYWTVNPFYQHNIDWTSKFSLLFGARANFYFVDASTPPGPVGAPFAHFSTAAFAPLVNISPVYKPFPWMTAYFDYNWLQTTNAAVIGGYAPTFQPNSFSEVNQLIEGGVKFNILKDKMYITTAAFTQNQILNNLGFLPNGAPLPATPTTVEGFEINASYQPDRHFWARLGYIYMRAVEEWSSFPPGLHGPSMRQLTPILPYYTGVPIAGGPFINLPFPISGTMPSSNYAFIGFPDQYFSGTVTYTSDVGLGVTLGAIVMSDQYLNYWYNTKIPTQFILNAQIFYSQPKWEARLYLYNFTDEKYWLPFGLGSAGSRAFNMSSIIAGWPFWIEGTVAWKF; encoded by the coding sequence ATGATAAATAAAAGCATAGAGAGGTGGATTATATTATTTTTGTCCGTTTGTTTCCTTGTCCATGGGAATCTTTTTGCCCAGGAGCAAGAAAATAATCCTACTGCGTCGACTACGGAAGGTGCCTCTGGCGAGGGGGGCCAGCAGCAGGGAAAAAAGAAGAAAAAGCAAGCAGATCAAGCAGAACAGGGCTATCCTCCCGTTTACAACCAGCGGGAAGCTCCCGGAGGAAGGATCAGCATGCCCGAGGTGACCGTTCAAACAACGACTCCACCCAGCTCGGCGGAAACCTTTGGGGCTCCCAACGCCGCCGTCCTTCCCACCGAACAGGGACCATTGTCTTCTACTTACGGGATACCCATGAGTGTAATGGATACACCCAGGCAGGTAACACCGGTGAACCAGACGATGATGAAAGCTTCAGGGGTGGTTTATCAAGGCTATCTTGATCCGTTAAGTGTTTCCCAGCTTCTTCCCACGGCTTATACGGAATTAAACTGGGGAATGGGCAATGCAGTGACGATTCGAGGAAGACAGGCCCTACCTTACTTTAACGGCATTGAAATGACCCTACAAAACGACTCCATGGCGGGTGTGCCCTTTAGCTGGAACATGATTGAATCGATGGATATTACCGAGGGTCCGGCCAACGCGGTGTTCGGGGCAACCCAACCGACCCCAGGCAGTGTCAATTATATTACCAAGCAGCCTTATTTTGACAAATTCAGGGGTTATGTGTGGGATACCACGGGGATGTATAGCCAATACTTATGGGGAGCCGATGTGGGAGGGCCTGTGAACGACAAGGTGGCTTGGCGATTTAGTTACATGGGCCAGGAACAGGGCAGTTATTATAATAATATCTATAATAATCAGCAGAACTTTTACGTGGCGATAGGAGCCAAGCCCTACGAAAATTACACGGTCGATTTCTACGGCGACTTTGGAACGTATTCATTCATGCCCCAGCTTGCCGACCAGATCAATAGGCCCACCAATGCCCTTATTGATAATGGACTTTACACCGCGGGCATGCTTCCACCCGGAGCCCTGGCAGGAACCTTGGTTAGTCCCTTTTTTGTGCCCGTCAATAGGAGGGCCGATATAGTGAACCCGGAAGGAGGGGGTGAGGCGATGACCGGGATGCTCCAGCTTATCCAGCATGTTAAAGTTTCGGATAATATCGAGGTCGTCAACAATACCTTTTTCTGGTATACCCGGAGTGCATGGATTGAACCCTCCCTTTATGTTGCCGCCTATCTTTCCGGGGATTACGAGGTGGATAACAGGACAGAGATAAGGGTCAATTTCGAAACCCCTCTCGAACAAACGGCCCCGGAAAAGGGTCAGAAGGAGATGAAGGAATACAAGGAAACCGCAAAGAGCGAGGGGGATGAGGAAGTGAAAAAGTCGTTTTGGGAAGGGGCTATCGGGGAGATGCTGATGCGTCATAACATCGATGCGGGTATTGAATGGCATTACCAGAGGAATCTTGACTATTTTGGTGATGCTTTCTGGAATGCGGGGAACGTATGGAGCATGATGACCACTAATCCTCTGACTTGGAACGCGACCATGCTGATCCCCTTTGTAAAAGCGGTAAATAATCCCAAGGGACCTGCGGGAGGAGAATGGCAGATCCCGGGAGCTCCTCCAGGCTGGTTTTATGAACCCTTGAACGGGGCATCGGGAAGCACCGATTGTAATTACTGGACGGTGAATCCCTTCTACCAGCATAACATCGATTGGACGAGCAAGTTTAGTCTCCTTTTTGGAGCGAGGGCAAACTTCTACTTTGTCGATGCTTCCACCCCACCGGGACCTGTAGGAGCGCCGTTCGCCCACTTCAGTACCGCCGCTTTCGCCCCCTTGGTCAACATAAGCCCGGTGTATAAACCTTTCCCTTGGATGACCGCATATTTCGATTACAACTGGCTCCAAACAACCAACGCAGCGGTCATTGGAGGTTATGCGCCCACCTTTCAACCGAATTCTTTCAGTGAAGTGAACCAACTGATCGAAGGGGGGGTGAAATTTAACATTCTTAAAGATAAGATGTATATCACGACCGCGGCTTTTACCCAGAACCAGATCCTGAACAACTTGGGCTTTTTGCCCAACGGGGCTCCCTTACCGGCCACCCCCACGACCGTCGAGGGTTTTGAAATCAACGCTTCTTACCAACCGGATCGTCATTTCTGGGCAAGGTTGGGCTACATCTACATGAGGGCGGTAGAAGAGTGGTCGAGCTTTCCTCCGGGTCTTCATGGTCCAAGTATGAGGCAGCTCACTCCCATATTACCCTATTACACGGGGGTGCCGATTGCAGGAGGACCCTTTATCAATTTACCCTTTCCCATTTCTGGAACAATGCCTTCATCAAATTACGCTTTCATTGGATTTCCCGATCAATACTTTAGCGGTACCGTTACCTATACCTCTGATGTAGGCCTGGGTGTTACCCTGGGGGCGATCGTGATGAGTGACCAGTATCTCAATTATTGGTATAACACCAAGATTCCGACCCAGTTCATCCTCAATGCCCAGATATTTTATTCCCAGCCCAAGTGGGAGGCCAGGCTCTATCTTTATAACTTTACCGATGAGAAGTATTGGCTTCCTTTTGGCTTGGGTTCTGCCGGATCTCGAGCGTTTAATATGAGCAGTATCATTGCAGGATGGCCCTTTTGGATAGAAGGGACTGTGGCTTGGAAATTTTAA
- a CDS encoding efflux RND transporter permease subunit, translating to MSFPEFAIRRPVAAWMLMAALVFFGLLSLFSLGISRFPDVTYPVITVVTQWPGAAPEVMESEIVDPLENVLVSVQGIKDIESTMLPGIANIKLEFYIDKDIDAALQEVNSKVRSVRLPTDVNPPQIFKINQDDNPIMWLAVTWDKPFKNLVRYVDNHIRDRFMLVHGIGDIQLGGWADRNFRIWLDRKKLDLFQLSPTDIRDTLQAENLELGAGYLESKTNEINVRVMGEARSEYEMRSLALNHRASGAGGIPITGVGGSQGGGMGTTGAGSNQFLTNPAMTSAASNLLSNTRGASSVYLPLSLVAEVEDGIMDPTRLSRSDGKAAIGLGLQKLRGYNEIAVAREVKELVKELKKELPEGMSIGPRFDSSVYTQEAVHETEFTLLLTIFFTASVCLLFLGSLRTTLNVLFSIPISILGSFIFFKFLGYTLNFFTLLALSLAVGIVVDDSIMVLENITRHKNLGKDPRSAALDGANEVSFAALAATLSIVSVFCPILFVGGVVGKFLSQFGLTLSIAVLISLLEALTLAPMRVAEFLNVGGEERRNFFETWLDHFFWKFAAVYKRLLALALKKRGIVLILSFSIFFLSLRLFPVLHKELSPSEDMGIALIRIETPVGSSLEYTGGRVRFLEDYLRKQPYVAHVFSSVGGYSGGQVNFGALFITLTPRKERKLRLQEIFKIWRKEFKKAEYQDLHIKIIDISQSAFSSKRGTNIELSLLGSEYSVLKDVSQKILGELDKSGMYTDLDTDYREGMPEVQIIPDRDKCALSNISMQQLVDAVRYSIGGGRQGMYTNEKDIRRYDIRIRFIPEQWREPRDLEDIPLWTNYGGEPIHLKDVASLRIVPKLMNMTRENRRRVITLFANVKPEYSQARALDYAMEICRKYLPPTYTVQPAGASQTAKETFSAFPYALGFGIIIAYMVMGIQFNSFLFPLIILCAIPFSITGAILFLYLSHLSLNLYSGIGMILLMGLAMKNSILLVEFINKKRFEEGLETKEAILEASYIRLRPILMTSLATISSAIPAALGLGPGAEVRVPLVIVVIGGILVSTSFSLFVVPCIYSLVSKVGGKPPIDLEEWLQEEKVSSY from the coding sequence ATGAGCTTTCCTGAGTTTGCCATTCGTAGGCCGGTTGCCGCATGGATGCTTATGGCAGCCTTGGTTTTTTTCGGTTTGCTTTCCCTATTTTCCTTGGGGATAAGTCGGTTTCCCGATGTGACTTATCCGGTCATTACCGTGGTTACCCAATGGCCTGGAGCAGCTCCCGAAGTCATGGAATCGGAGATTGTTGATCCCCTGGAAAACGTTCTTGTTTCCGTCCAAGGTATTAAAGATATCGAATCGACGATGCTTCCCGGGATAGCCAATATCAAGCTTGAGTTTTATATCGATAAGGACATTGATGCCGCTTTGCAGGAAGTCAACTCCAAGGTGCGCAGCGTGCGCCTTCCCACGGATGTGAATCCTCCCCAGATTTTTAAAATAAATCAAGATGATAATCCCATCATGTGGCTTGCCGTTACTTGGGATAAGCCTTTTAAAAATCTTGTCCGGTACGTTGATAACCATATTCGTGACCGGTTCATGCTTGTTCATGGCATTGGAGACATCCAGCTCGGCGGCTGGGCGGATAGAAATTTTAGGATATGGTTGGACAGGAAGAAACTCGATTTGTTCCAGCTTTCTCCTACGGATATTCGGGACACGCTTCAAGCTGAAAATCTTGAACTGGGAGCGGGTTATCTCGAAAGCAAAACCAACGAAATTAACGTCAGGGTTATGGGAGAAGCCAGGTCAGAATATGAGATGCGCTCTCTTGCACTCAACCATAGGGCTTCGGGTGCGGGGGGGATTCCCATTACCGGGGTAGGAGGAAGTCAAGGAGGAGGCATGGGTACTACGGGAGCAGGAAGCAACCAGTTTTTAACCAATCCCGCGATGACCAGCGCTGCATCAAACTTGCTGTCCAATACTCGAGGCGCTTCTTCGGTATATCTTCCCCTGTCGTTGGTTGCGGAGGTAGAAGACGGGATTATGGATCCTACCCGGCTTTCCCGAAGTGATGGGAAAGCGGCTATCGGCCTTGGGTTACAAAAGCTTAGAGGATATAATGAAATTGCCGTTGCCCGGGAAGTCAAAGAGCTTGTCAAAGAGCTAAAGAAAGAACTGCCTGAAGGGATGTCGATAGGCCCGCGTTTTGATTCCTCGGTATATACGCAAGAAGCCGTCCATGAAACGGAGTTTACCCTTTTACTCACTATCTTTTTTACCGCATCTGTCTGCTTGTTGTTCCTTGGTTCTTTGCGGACCACTCTTAATGTCCTTTTTTCGATCCCTATTTCTATACTTGGAAGTTTTATTTTTTTTAAATTCTTGGGATATACACTCAATTTTTTTACCCTTCTGGCTTTATCCCTTGCGGTGGGGATCGTCGTGGACGACTCCATCATGGTGCTTGAGAACATCACCCGGCACAAAAACTTGGGTAAAGATCCCAGGTCGGCTGCCCTGGATGGGGCTAACGAAGTCTCTTTTGCCGCTCTTGCCGCTACCCTTTCGATCGTTTCTGTTTTTTGTCCCATCCTTTTTGTTGGGGGTGTTGTAGGCAAGTTTTTATCCCAGTTTGGACTGACCTTGAGCATTGCTGTTCTTATTTCTCTTTTGGAGGCATTGACCTTGGCTCCGATGCGGGTTGCCGAATTTTTGAACGTAGGAGGAGAAGAACGAAGAAATTTTTTTGAAACCTGGCTTGATCATTTTTTTTGGAAATTTGCCGCTGTTTATAAAAGACTCCTTGCTTTAGCACTGAAAAAAAGAGGGATAGTGCTCATTCTTTCCTTTTCGATATTTTTCCTTTCCCTGCGGCTCTTCCCCGTTTTGCACAAGGAGCTTTCTCCTTCTGAAGACATGGGTATAGCTTTGATCAGGATCGAAACTCCCGTAGGCTCTTCCTTGGAATACACGGGAGGTAGGGTTCGTTTCCTCGAAGATTACCTGAGAAAGCAACCCTATGTGGCCCATGTTTTTAGCAGTGTAGGAGGATATAGCGGTGGCCAGGTCAATTTCGGGGCCTTATTTATTACCCTGACACCAAGAAAGGAAAGAAAATTGCGGCTGCAAGAGATTTTTAAGATATGGAGAAAGGAATTTAAGAAAGCCGAATACCAAGATCTTCACATAAAAATCATCGATATTAGCCAGAGTGCTTTTAGCTCCAAGCGGGGAACGAATATCGAATTAAGTTTATTGGGATCTGAATATTCGGTTTTGAAAGATGTTTCTCAAAAAATACTCGGTGAGCTTGACAAAAGTGGGATGTATACCGATTTGGATACCGATTATCGAGAGGGAATGCCCGAGGTTCAGATCATTCCCGATAGGGACAAATGCGCCCTTTCCAACATTTCCATGCAACAACTTGTCGATGCCGTCCGCTATTCGATTGGAGGAGGTAGGCAAGGAATGTACACCAACGAGAAGGATATCCGCAGGTATGATATACGCATTCGGTTTATTCCCGAACAGTGGAGAGAACCAAGAGATCTCGAAGATATTCCTCTTTGGACTAATTATGGGGGTGAGCCTATTCATCTTAAAGATGTAGCAAGCTTGAGGATAGTTCCCAAGCTCATGAATATGACGAGGGAAAATAGGCGTCGTGTCATCACCCTGTTTGCCAATGTCAAGCCTGAATATAGCCAGGCTAGGGCTCTTGATTATGCGATGGAAATATGCAGGAAATATTTGCCCCCAACTTACACCGTCCAGCCCGCTGGGGCTTCTCAAACGGCAAAAGAAACTTTTTCCGCTTTCCCCTATGCTCTCGGTTTTGGAATCATTATAGCCTACATGGTGATGGGCATTCAATTTAACAGCTTTCTTTTTCCCCTCATTATTCTTTGTGCCATTCCTTTTTCCATTACAGGGGCAATTCTTTTCCTCTACCTTTCCCATCTTTCTCTTAATCTCTATAGCGGAATAGGGATGATTTTGCTCATGGGCTTAGCCATGAAAAATTCCATTCTTCTTGTTGAATTTATCAATAAAAAACGGTTTGAAGAAGGCTTGGAAACGAAGGAAGCGATCCTAGAGGCTTCTTATATTCGACTTAGGCCGATTCTGATGACTTCCCTGGCAACGATATCCTCTGCGATTCCTGCAGCCCTTGGCTTGGGACCCGGGGCCGAAGTCAGGGTCCCTTTAGTTATCGTGGTCATTGGCGGAATACTCGTTTCTACTTCCTTTTCCTTGTTTGTTGTTCCCTGTATTTATAGCCTTGTGTCAAAGGTCGGGGGTAAGCCTCCGATCGACCTTGAAGAGTGGCTCCAAGAAGAAAAAGTCTCCTCTTATTGA